CCTGAGGCCGAGACCGCGGCCAGCTTCGCCACGCGGTTTGCGGTGTCCGAGGCGATCTACAACTCTGCAAAGGCATATATAGCGGCGATCTCCGGGCCTGTAGTCGGTGCTGCCTTCGGGTTGGCACTGGCGTGCGACCTGCGGATCGGGGATGAGACGGCGATGTTCCTTGCGCCGTTCTCCCGCATGGGCCTGGTGCCGGACTACGGGCTGTCGTGGCTACTGCCGCGGACGGTAGGCACGAGTGCTGCGCTGGAGGTGGCGCTGCTTGGCGACCGGATCGGGGCGCTCGACGCGCACCGCCTCGGCGTACTGAACCGGGTTGTCGACGACCCGCTCGCCGCGGCGCTCGGTGCGGCCGGCGTATTGGCCAGTCGACCGGCCTACGGCATCGCCGAGACGAAACGGCTCGCCCATGCCGCGATGGACCGGCCC
The nucleotide sequence above comes from Epidermidibacterium keratini. Encoded proteins:
- a CDS encoding enoyl-CoA hydratase/isomerase family protein, translated to MSSPDASASSGAGVRWSRSAPGVALIEFTRPERRNPLDVETGLRLVEILAEIEADESVRAVVITGRGGAFSAGGDIDHIARIPSRPEAETAASFATRFAVSEAIYNSAKAYIAAISGPVVGAAFGLALACDLRIGDETAMFLAPFSRMGLVPDYGLSWLLPRTVGTSAALEVALLGDRIGALDAHRLGVLNRVVDDPLAAALGAAGVLASRPAYGIAETKRLAHAAMDRPFSEGLADEVAAQARGFQQPEVQSEVAAYTQSIGNRAKTKRGA